The following nucleotide sequence is from Nitrospira sp..
AGGTCCTTGGTCCAATGGCTGAAGCGCTCCCCCCGGAACGCCGCCTCGTCCAACCGGTACCGTTGGATCATGGTGCCCATGGCTCCGTCCAGGATCAGGATGCGTTGGCGTAAGAGTTCGCGAATGTCCGGTTCCGGCATCACAACCTATGTCTTTCTGTCACCGAGTGTGTGGGTCTGCTCAAGCTCGGGGTGACTTACAAGTAGAGCGGCATCATATCGGGACGGACTTCTTCCGGCAAGCCGTGGCACGGTTCGCGCCTTGACATTGCCCACCCTGGCCGATACGATGCCTCGCATTGTCTGGCCCGAGCCTGAGTTTGTCCTATGGCACATCAGACAGTGTCTCGGCTTCTGTTCCTCGGTCTCCTGTGCGTGGTGATGGTCCTGACGAGTTCGGCTTCCGCACCGGCGTGGGCCGGCGCCTATTTTGAAGACGGGTACCTCGGGCTCTCCCAGAGTGACCTGCACCAGAAGCTCGGCCTGCCGCAAGCCGTGCGGGACCGCAAGTCGGCCTTGCGCGTATTCACCTATTATCCGATCGGTGATTGGGACCAGTACTTTAAAAAGGTGGTCTCGCCGGAAAACGGCGAGGACGTTTACACCTATAAGCGAGACGGCATCGATGTCCGGTATTCGTTCAGCTATACCTTCGATCGCAACGACCAGAGCGAACAACGGCCCCTGTTCGTACGCCTGGTCGATATCGAATTCACCCCGCCGGTTCCCCTGAGCAAGATTCCCGAATTGGTGCCGGAGTTCAAACCCTCCGAAGATGCGAACGCCCCGGTCTTCCGATCAAATATCATGTTGCTCTTTTTCAGCGGCCCCTCGTCGCCCGAGGCGCGGTTTCTCGTGCGGGAAAAGGGAAAGGAATCGCTGGATTGGTCGCTGGCCTTCCAGATGTTCGCGCTCCAAGGCCTGCCCGACCCGTTGACCTCCAAGGCCCTGATCGACCGGCTGGAAATCAGCACCCAAAGCCTCGCGCTCGTGAAATTGCGCCAACGCAATACGCACGAACCGATTCTCAATCCCTATTCCAAGGCCTTTGCCCAACAACCGCCGCCGCCGCCGGCCGTAAAGAAAATTCCCGTCCCCAAGTACGCCGAGTAGCTGCCGGGCCTGCAGCCGAAATCCCTGTGAGCGCGCGCCCTCCCACTCCCTTGACGGAGCGAAAAACGATTGTTTAGCATGCATTGGCAGGCTGGCCTCTCTCAGGCTGGTACGAAGGAAGGACACTTGTGACGGAACACACGACCTCAGCACCCCAGATCTCGGCCCCCGATGCGACCCCGGAGCCGACCCCCTTTCTTCGGCAGCGGCCGGTACGGATCATCATCAACACCTTTTTGGGGCTGTTCGTGGTGAGCCTGATCGCCTTTCGTTTCGTCCCCGGTTGGCTCGACCCGGACTTCTCGAAACACATCGAGAGCCATCGCGTGATGGTCGGGATGGATCGCAAACAGGTGCTGGAAGCCTGGGGTTCGCCCAATACGATGAACGTCTCCCACACCAGCGACGGATTACGTCGCGAAGAATGGATTTATGAAGATTGGGAAAGCTCGTCGGTCGTGAAGCACCGCTACCTGTATTTCGAAGAGGGGAAACTGATCGGCGGCCACTTTGCGGGGTCCGACGTGCGGCTGCCCCTGCCCGTGAATCCCGAACCGGTCAAACCGAAGGGCCACCCCTAGCCTTCATTCAGTCTCTGCGGTCGCCTCCCTGATCTGCAGGGCCAGGCGACTGATGAGGATCGCCGCCCGAGTTTTTTCCCGTTCCGCCACCATGACGCGACCGCCCAAGAGTGAGACGCCGGGATAGAGCGCTCCGACATGTTCGTGATGCACGGCATAGGGAATGCCGTTCCCTTCGAGCAGGCTCTTGATCAACGCCAGTTCCCCAACATCCCTGGGATAACAGAGCGGAACCAGCTTCGCGGAACCGGATCGCGGATCTCCCATCATTTCGCCGTACCTCCGCCGGACAGGACACCATTCATTGCAATTATCCCCCACTGCCCATACACTGACCTTATGACCGGAGAGGCAGACATGGAGCCACATGGTTGACCGGGAAGGGACGATCGTCTCGAACCGGACACCAGGAAGGGGCCTAGGGCGTTTCGGTAATCTGGACGCGTCGCTCCTTGCCCGGTCCGCCGGACACGGTCAAGACCCGCTTCCATTCTCGTACCTGATAGATCGCCCAGGCCTGAGGCTGGTTCTTGTAAAAGGCCTCAGGATCTTCACCCGAGGCGTTCAGATAAATCGGCTCCGTAAACCCTTCGTCCAGCACATAGTCGAGCAAACATTCCGTCGTGAATCCCTTGCCGCGCAACGCCACTTCGGCAAGGAAGTTCAGGATCTCGTCCGAGTTCTGAATAGTGACAGGTTTCATACGATTAGTATCCGATTGTAGCGATTGACAAAGAGGGAAGGCAAGGCATGACACAGCGGCGACTCCCCAAGCGGATGTTTCTAGAACGGCTCTTGACGCTTATGGACGGCAAACACCACTGGGCCTGGCCCCTTCTCATGGGTCCCGGCATCAGCAAGGACCGGTTGAAAATCCACTACCAGCAGGAATACTTGGTCTACGTGCGGGACTTTCCCGTACTCCTGGCACGGGTGCATGGCCAAAATCCACCCCCGGATGTCCGGCGCATGCTGGCGGCAAACATTTACGAAGAAGACACCGGCGGCCTCTCCTTCGGCCGATCACACCCCGAGTTGTTCAACGAAATGATGGCGGGACTGGGTTTCTCCACGGCCACCTTTCGCCAGGCGCGGCTGCTTCCCGCCGGCGCCCGCTACCGGGCCTGGCTGGAAGAGGTGACCATCAGCCGCGATTGGGTGGTGGGCGCGGCAGCCTTGGCCGTATTCGTCGAAGGCAGCGTGAAGGATCGGCAGGAAATCCTGGCCCCCTCCAAGCCCAAGACAGACGAGGAGATCGAAGTCTATATCGATGCACACCCATTGATTCGCCACCATGGGATCGCTCGGAAGCACATGGACTTGATCCGAGCGCACCAAAAGGTAGAAGCCGGACACCGCCAGGATGCCTATGCGATGGTCGTCACCTACGCCGACAGTCGCAAAAGACAAGATGCGGTGCTCGACTGTGTCTCAAAGGGGCTGGCCCTCTGGATGGCCTACCGGGACGGCGTGGCCAAGGCCTGTGGGGTGAAACGCACATGACCGGATGTCGCGCCGTTTTACAGACCTGCGTCTGTCTCTGGCTCTTGTGGGCTGCGGGATATGTACTGCCCATCCAAGCAGACCCCTTGCCAGACGACATGGTGCTGATTCCGGCCGGCGAATTCACGATGGGCACCGCGGCGGGAAGCGGCGGGTTGCCCGATGAACAACCGTTGCGCCGAGTCTATCTCGGAGCCTTCTGGATCGATCGGTACGAGGCGACCAACACCGACTACCAACGATTCGTGGAGGCCACCGGCTACCAGGCTCCGGCCCACGCCACAGCCGCGGCCACCCTCTGGGAGCAGAACAAACCGATAGCCGGCATCGAACGGCATCCCGTCGTCAACGTGAACTGGCTGGATGCGGTGCAGTTCTGCCGCTGGGCCGGCAAACGCCTTCCGACCGAAGCGGAGTGGGAAAAGGCCGCACGCGGCACCGACGGCCGCACCTATCCCTGGGGCAACGAGTGGGATCTTACGAAGAGCAACAGCGCCAGTTACTGGGCGGGTGAAACCGTTCACATCGCCGACAGTCGCGAATGGGAAGCCTTCTGGCTCAAGGGGGTCGGTGCCGCCGTGTCAAAGGCGAAGGGCATCAAGGGTGAGGTGCTCACGATGCCCGTGGGCAGTTTCCCCGAAGGAGCCAGCCCCTACGGTGTCTTGGACATGGCGGGCAACGCCGCCGAGTGGGTCCAAGACTGGTACAACCCCAACTTTTACCGCATCGCGCCCCTGACCAATCCCCAGGGCCCTGACCGTGGCGCCATCAAGGCGATGCGGGGTGGCTCCTGGTTGAAGCCCGCCGTCAGCTTGCGCACCACCGACCGCGACTGGGGCACGATGGACAGCCGGCCGTCCGGCACCGGTTTCCGTTGCGCCCGCGACGCCTATTAACGCCTGGCTGAATTTCAGTAGACGCTAGGTCCCTCCCTCGCTGGCCGGTATACTGCAAGAAATCCTGCGCCCGATCGCACTTCATGAAGGTCCGCAGCAACCATTCCTCCATCACTGGCTTCTGGATCGGCCTCACGGGTCTCACCTTCTTGGTGGGGCTGCGATTCGTCGAGCACGTCGCCACGTGGCTCCCTTACTTTCTCTTGGGCCTTTCTGTCACGGCGCTCCTGCTCTGGCACTATCGAACGGGGGCGCGGGACAGACATCCACGGCCGGAGCAGATCTTCCTCGATGCCGCGCCGGACGCCGCGTTCACCATTGATCGCCGAGGCCTCGTCACCGCCTGGAACCACCATGCCGAGCGGACCTTCGGGTACGACCGCGAGGAGGCCCTGGGCCGGGAGTTCGCGGACCTGATCGCCGGAGATGAGGCACGGCCGTCACTCATCGCGGCGGTGCGGCAATGTTGGAGCAGCGAGGGGTCACCGGCCCCACGCCATCGATTGGACGTAATTGCGCGACACAAGCAGGGAGGCACGATTCCTATCGAACTTACCCTGCTGCCAATGGGCGACGCGGAGAGGTCAGCCTTGTGTCTGTTCGCCCGTGACACCACCGACCGTGAAGAGGGAGAAGCCACCCTACGCCGGGCGCGGGAAGCGGCGGAAGAAGCCAGTCGCGCCAAGAGTGATTTTCTGGCGAGCGTCAGTCATGAAATTCGGACGCCGTTGAACGCCGTGTGCGGCACCATCGACCTCCTCCTCGCCACGTCCCTCACGCCTTCGCAGCGCCAGTACGGCGAAATGTGCGCCAAGGCAGGTCACACCCTCTTGCGCTTGGTCACCGACCTGTTGGATTTTTCGCGCATCGAAGCGGGCCAGATTCAGGTGGAGCAAATCCCCTTCGACATCCATCAGGTCGTAGAACGGACCGTCCAGCTGCTGGCCCATCGCGCTGAAGAAAAACACTTGTCGCTCACCTGCGAACTGTCGCCGGAGATCCCTCGGTATCTGGAGGGCGATGGGTTCCGGCTCCATCAAGTCCTGGTGAACCTCCTGGGCAATGCGATCAAATTCACCGACCACGGTGGGATCATCCTGCGCGTGACAGTCGAGCGATCCGCCGGAGAGGGAGAGAGGCTCCGCATTGCGGTACGAGACAGCGGCATCGGCATTCCATCCGATCAACTCGAACGCATCTTCGGCCGGTTCACCCAAGTGGATGCTCAAGCCCGCCGCCAAGGTGGTGTGGGGCTCGGCCTCGCGATCTGTAAACGTCTCGTCCACCTGATGGGAGGAACAATCTGGGCCGAGAGCGACCAGGAGCACGGCAGCACCTTCACGGTCGATTTGCCGCTCAAGGCGGTCAGTGAACCGGAATCGTTGGGGAACCAAGGCCTCGACCGTCGCGCCTCGGTGCTCCCCTCACGGCCTACGGCTCACCCATCGGGTGGTCGGGGATTACGCGTGTTGGTCGCGGAGGACTCCGCCGAATCCCAGCAATTGCTGCGGTTCTATTTCCAGCACAGTCCGCACCAGGTCCGAATCGTCTCGAACGGTGAAGAGGCCATCGCGGCGTTTCAAGCCGGCCTGTTCGACCTGGTCCTGCTCGACCTGCAGATGCCCGGCATCGACGGCCTCACCGCCGTGCGTACCATCCGCGCCTGGGAATCGGTCCATCGCCACACATCGATTCCCATCCTGGCCTTGACCGCCAACGCCTACCGCGATGCCGAAGAGCAGAGTCTCGCCGCCGGCTGCACAGGTTTTTTGACCAAGCCCATCACCAAGTCTCAGTTATTCGAGGCGCTGCAACGGTATGAGGTTCCCCCTTCTGAAGCACCGGCTCAGGCGGAGGATTCCGGCCTCTCCCTCGATCTCGCCGCTCGCATCAGTCGCGAGATCCAACGTCAACGTCCTCAATTCCTCGCCTACCGCCGACAGGACGTGGAATTTATCCGACAGGCGGTCGCAGCACAGGACTATGACGCCATTCGGACCATCGGCCACCGTATGAAGGGCTTGTCGGGCTCCTATGGATTCCCGGAGATCGGCGCGGTGGGACAACGACTGGAGCAAGCAGCCAGAAGCGGCGACCTCGCGGCCATCCAGCAGGAGATCGACCACCTGGAGACGATTCTCGCCGACGCAGACCAAGCCGCCTGAGTCTCCAGGCTCCGGCAAAGGAGCACAGGGACATGAGCATTCTCATCATCGACGACTGCCAGGAAGAGCGCGACCTGCTGCACACGATTCTCCACAGCGCAGGCTTCGGTCCCCTACTGCCCATGGCGACGGCCCGAGAGGCGCTCTTGCACCTCGGCATCGGCAAGGGGGGTATGCCGGCGACGACGGTGGACTTACTGTTGATGGATCTGGAGATGCCGGACCTCGACGGCTTGGAAGCCTGTCGGCGTATCCGGGCGGAGGAACGACTGCAAGGCCTGCCGATCATCATCGTCACGGCCCACACCACGGCAGAGGACATTCAAGCCGCCTACACCGCAGGCGCAACGGATTACATTCGGAAGCCCGTGATCCCCGCCGAACTCGTGGCGCGATCGGCCAATTCCCTCAGTTTGAAGCAGGAGATCGATGCCAGGAAATTACGCGAGCAGGAACTGCTGGAGCGCACCAAAGAACTCGACCACGCCTTCGAGAAGATCACCACGTCCCACGGAACCCTGCAGGTCTGCGCGAAATGTAAACGAGTGAAAACCGACGGCTCCTATTGGCAACGCATCGAAGACTACCTCCGCCAGCACGCGCGCCGGAGAGTCTCCGAAGCGGTCTGCGACTCTTGTCTCCACCGGGCCTACCCGCAATTGAACCAGGCTCGCTGACCGCATCCGGACCTTCCTCGGCTCGATCACTGTCGCCGGGCGGAAGACTCGTTCAGCACAAACTCCACCGCCTCCACCTGCACGACCGGCATAATGAGCCCTCGCCCCTCTTCCTCATGGGAAAAATCGTAGACGATGGACTCCGCGGGGATGAGGCGGCCGACGACCACCACATCGATCGGAATCGTCCGCTCCTGGCGGAAACGGACCTTGAGGGCCGCGGTGGCCGGCCCCGCCTGCGCGATCAACGTCGCGGGAAGATCTTCGTGCTTGAATCGCACATCGCCCCAAGGAGTGGGATTGAACCGGGGCCCCAGCGCCACCCGAAACCCCTGCTCCTCCTCATCGAACCGCGAGAGCTCGCCGAACCACAGGAAGGCGATGCGTTGGTGCAGGGCCGGTTTTCCCTCCCGCTTGGCATCCCGCTCGCGATTCAAAGTAAACAATCGATCATCATGGCCGGGATCGTGGTGCCCGTATCCGTAGACGGCCGCCCAATCGGGTGGGTCGCCGTCGAGTTCTGCAAGGAACTGTGCGATCGAGGAGGGGTCGAACAGGTAGTGCGTATCGGGAGGAAGGCGCAGCAAGACCGCCTCGATCGCCCCATGCAGGGGTCTGATGCCGGAGACCTCGTCGGCGTACGCAGTGAAGAGGGGGAACCAGGTCAGCACGAGACCCAAGAACATTGCGCGCAGGGTCAGCGGATAGACCGGCATGTCACGCGATTGCAGCAACCACCATCTGTTGGAACAGGGCGCGCAGGTCCTTGGTGCCCGCATGGTCCCAGGACAACACGCCAGCTTCTACCAACACCTCCAGACGGGGTTCCGGGTCCAAGCGGACCAGCTGAGAACGAGACAACGAGTGG
It contains:
- a CDS encoding DUF2007 domain-containing protein, with translation MMGDPRSGSAKLVPLCYPRDVGELALIKSLLEGNGIPYAVHHEHVGALYPGVSLLGGRVMVAEREKTRAAILISRLALQIREATAETE
- a CDS encoding iron-containing redox enzyme family protein: MFLERLLTLMDGKHHWAWPLLMGPGISKDRLKIHYQQEYLVYVRDFPVLLARVHGQNPPPDVRRMLAANIYEEDTGGLSFGRSHPELFNEMMAGLGFSTATFRQARLLPAGARYRAWLEEVTISRDWVVGAAALAVFVEGSVKDRQEILAPSKPKTDEEIEVYIDAHPLIRHHGIARKHMDLIRAHQKVEAGHRQDAYAMVVTYADSRKRQDAVLDCVSKGLALWMAYRDGVAKACGVKRT
- a CDS encoding formylglycine-generating enzyme family protein, producing the protein MTGCRAVLQTCVCLWLLWAAGYVLPIQADPLPDDMVLIPAGEFTMGTAAGSGGLPDEQPLRRVYLGAFWIDRYEATNTDYQRFVEATGYQAPAHATAAATLWEQNKPIAGIERHPVVNVNWLDAVQFCRWAGKRLPTEAEWEKAARGTDGRTYPWGNEWDLTKSNSASYWAGETVHIADSREWEAFWLKGVGAAVSKAKGIKGEVLTMPVGSFPEGASPYGVLDMAGNAAEWVQDWYNPNFYRIAPLTNPQGPDRGAIKAMRGGSWLKPAVSLRTTDRDWGTMDSRPSGTGFRCARDAY
- a CDS encoding response regulator — encoded protein: MKVRSNHSSITGFWIGLTGLTFLVGLRFVEHVATWLPYFLLGLSVTALLLWHYRTGARDRHPRPEQIFLDAAPDAAFTIDRRGLVTAWNHHAERTFGYDREEALGREFADLIAGDEARPSLIAAVRQCWSSEGSPAPRHRLDVIARHKQGGTIPIELTLLPMGDAERSALCLFARDTTDREEGEATLRRAREAAEEASRAKSDFLASVSHEIRTPLNAVCGTIDLLLATSLTPSQRQYGEMCAKAGHTLLRLVTDLLDFSRIEAGQIQVEQIPFDIHQVVERTVQLLAHRAEEKHLSLTCELSPEIPRYLEGDGFRLHQVLVNLLGNAIKFTDHGGIILRVTVERSAGEGERLRIAVRDSGIGIPSDQLERIFGRFTQVDAQARRQGGVGLGLAICKRLVHLMGGTIWAESDQEHGSTFTVDLPLKAVSEPESLGNQGLDRRASVLPSRPTAHPSGGRGLRVLVAEDSAESQQLLRFYFQHSPHQVRIVSNGEEAIAAFQAGLFDLVLLDLQMPGIDGLTAVRTIRAWESVHRHTSIPILALTANAYRDAEEQSLAAGCTGFLTKPITKSQLFEALQRYEVPPSEAPAQAEDSGLSLDLAARISREIQRQRPQFLAYRRQDVEFIRQAVAAQDYDAIRTIGHRMKGLSGSYGFPEIGAVGQRLEQAARSGDLAAIQQEIDHLETILADADQAA
- a CDS encoding response regulator, with the translated sequence MSILIIDDCQEERDLLHTILHSAGFGPLLPMATAREALLHLGIGKGGMPATTVDLLLMDLEMPDLDGLEACRRIRAEERLQGLPIIIVTAHTTAEDIQAAYTAGATDYIRKPVIPAELVARSANSLSLKQEIDARKLREQELLERTKELDHAFEKITTSHGTLQVCAKCKRVKTDGSYWQRIEDYLRQHARRRVSEAVCDSCLHRAYPQLNQAR